In Janthinobacterium sp. J1-1, a single genomic region encodes these proteins:
- a CDS encoding type II secretion system F family protein has translation MTGQQLLFLVIVFAVVAGLAVAASLIFFPGSLRQRLFGATAPVASAVALEHGWVERVARVAKPFSKLSLPEEGWERSPLRTRFMNAGWRQASAPALYFAAKSVLALLFPTVLGLYAASSMAAGMRSVLLFFLCISATAGYYLPNLILASTARRRQRDIFENIPDALDLLTVCVEAGLSLERALVKVSGEIHIKSMVLAQELQLVLMEMRAGFTKEKALRNLALRSGVEDVDVLVAMLIQSERFGTSMGDSLRVHSDNLRGKRSLLAEEAAAKIALKLLFPLIFCVFPTLMLVLMGPAVIEVYRVLVPAMANR, from the coding sequence ATGACCGGCCAGCAACTGCTGTTTCTTGTGATCGTGTTTGCCGTGGTGGCGGGACTGGCGGTGGCGGCGTCGCTGATTTTCTTTCCGGGCAGCTTGCGCCAGCGCCTGTTCGGCGCCACCGCGCCGGTGGCCAGTGCCGTGGCGCTGGAGCATGGCTGGGTGGAACGGGTGGCGCGCGTGGCCAAGCCGTTTTCGAAGTTGTCGCTGCCCGAGGAGGGCTGGGAGCGCTCGCCGCTGCGCACCCGCTTCATGAATGCCGGCTGGCGCCAGGCCAGCGCGCCGGCCCTGTATTTTGCCGCCAAGTCGGTGCTGGCCCTGCTGTTTCCCACCGTGCTGGGCCTGTATGCGGCCAGCAGCATGGCGGCCGGCATGCGCAGCGTCTTGTTATTTTTCCTGTGCATCAGCGCCACCGCCGGCTATTACCTGCCCAACCTGATCCTGGCCAGCACGGCCAGGCGGCGCCAGCGCGACATCTTCGAGAACATCCCCGACGCGCTCGACCTGCTGACGGTCTGCGTCGAAGCGGGCCTGAGCCTGGAACGCGCACTGGTCAAGGTGTCCGGTGAGATCCATATCAAGAGCATGGTGCTGGCGCAGGAACTGCAGCTGGTGCTGATGGAAATGCGCGCCGGCTTTACCAAGGAAAAAGCGCTGCGCAACCTGGCCCTGCGCAGCGGCGTGGAGGATGTCGATGTGCTGGTGGCGATGCTGATCCAGTCCGAGCGCTTCGGCACCAGCATGGGCGATTCGCTGCGCGTGCATTCCGACAATCTGCGCGGCAAGCGCAGCCTGCTGGCCGAAGAGGCGGCCGCCAAGATCGCCCTCAAATTGTTGTTCCCGCTGATCTTCTGCGTGTTTCCCACCTTGATGCTGGTGCTGATGGGCCCTGCCGTGATCGAAGTCTACCGCGTGCTGGTGCCGGCCATGGCCAACCGATAA
- a CDS encoding type II secretion system F family protein: MDQVFYGFAIVLFAACILMMEGAWLWWSGTHGSAARRISRRLRLMAARGETGGERVSILKQRRYARAPGLERWLRKMPQCEALDRLLLQAGLAWSVAQFLAVAGGVLLAALLVLAVWPMPLPGVLLLLAMAAGGPLLFLLRARTARLQKIEAQLPEAADFLARALRAGHSFSNVLQMVGDELNEPISGEFKLAHEEINYGVPMNEALQNLAVRIPLTDLRYLVIAVLVQRESGGNLAEVLVSIARIIRARLKLLGQVRVLSAEGRMSAWVLGLMPVVMIGVMSLVNPQYISLLWTDPSGIRLLWYAAGMVALGVIWMRKVIKIRI, encoded by the coding sequence ATGGACCAGGTGTTCTACGGTTTTGCCATCGTCCTGTTCGCCGCATGCATCCTGATGATGGAAGGCGCCTGGCTGTGGTGGTCGGGCACGCATGGCAGCGCCGCGCGGCGCATCAGCCGGCGCCTGCGCCTGATGGCCGCGCGCGGCGAGACGGGCGGCGAACGGGTCTCGATCCTCAAGCAGCGCCGCTACGCGCGCGCCCCTGGCCTGGAGCGCTGGCTGCGGAAAATGCCGCAATGCGAGGCGCTCGACCGCCTGCTGCTGCAGGCGGGCCTGGCGTGGTCGGTGGCGCAATTTCTGGCCGTCGCCGGCGGCGTGCTGCTGGCCGCGCTGCTGGTGCTGGCGGTCTGGCCGATGCCCTTGCCGGGCGTGTTGCTGCTGCTGGCGATGGCCGCCGGCGGGCCGCTGCTGTTCCTGCTGCGCGCACGCACGGCGCGGCTGCAGAAGATCGAGGCGCAGTTGCCGGAAGCGGCCGATTTCCTGGCGCGCGCGCTGCGTGCCGGCCACTCGTTTTCAAACGTGCTGCAAATGGTGGGCGACGAATTGAATGAACCGATCAGCGGCGAATTCAAGCTGGCCCATGAAGAGATCAATTACGGCGTGCCGATGAATGAAGCGCTGCAGAACCTGGCCGTGCGCATTCCGCTGACGGACTTGCGCTACCTGGTGATCGCCGTGCTGGTGCAGCGCGAATCGGGCGGTAACCTGGCCGAAGTGCTGGTGAGCATCGCGCGCATCATCCGCGCCCGCTTGAAGCTGCTGGGACAGGTGCGCGTGCTGTCGGCCGAAGGGCGCATGTCGGCCTGGGTGCTGGGCCTGATGCCGGTGGTGATGATAGGCGTGATGTCGCTGGTCAACCCGCAATACATCAGCCTGCTGTGGACCGATCCCAGCGGCATCCGCCTGCTGTGGTATGCGGCCGGCATGGTGGCGCTGGGCGTGATCTGGATGCGCAAAGTGATCAAGATTCGTATTTAA
- a CDS encoding pilus assembly protein TadG-related protein, producing MFSILLIVVLGFIGLALDVGQVIGRKTELQNLADNAALAAAPELVGTAAGLANAVNKAKASAAGQSLYRRRMQGALLSDDSIRFASAADAPAGAWHAAGAVPDPARALFVRVDTRDNLPALGQVTTAFLGAWSPALRTLDTSGRAVAGRSSLRITPLAICALSAAPASLRTNPGPPERREALEFGFRRGVAYNLFNLNPHGAAPEHFLLNPLGPLGAIGSSAQLSDASVEPFICSGSVLHTAIGATPIHVHRPFPTALWPAFNARFNQYGANRCNPVTAPPDTNIRAFPNALSNWWMNVPSGSNAVASGGTPLLTVADLPPLAAGTPASIAPASYGPLWSFAKAVQYADPKPAGDYTAFPNSAWASLYPGLPAAPASNSFYPASGTPYGSSAFLTAPVGNAGVAQRRVLHIALLACPLPVGSDVLANVLGIGRFFMTAPASASVLSGEFAGMADELALGGPAELLR from the coding sequence ATGTTTTCCATCCTGCTGATCGTGGTGCTGGGGTTTATCGGCCTGGCGCTCGACGTCGGTCAGGTCATCGGCCGCAAGACCGAATTGCAGAACCTGGCCGACAATGCGGCGCTGGCGGCCGCCCCCGAACTGGTGGGCACGGCCGCCGGGCTGGCCAATGCCGTCAACAAGGCAAAAGCCAGCGCGGCCGGCCAAAGCCTGTACCGGCGCCGCATGCAGGGCGCGCTGCTGTCCGACGACAGCATCCGCTTTGCCAGCGCGGCCGATGCGCCAGCCGGTGCATGGCATGCCGCCGGCGCCGTGCCCGACCCGGCCAGGGCGTTGTTCGTGCGGGTCGACACGCGCGACAACCTGCCGGCGCTGGGGCAGGTGACGACGGCGTTCCTGGGCGCCTGGTCGCCGGCCCTGCGCACGCTCGACACCAGCGGGCGCGCGGTGGCGGGCCGCAGCAGCCTGCGCATCACGCCGCTGGCGATCTGTGCGCTGTCGGCGGCGCCGGCGTCCTTGCGCACCAATCCGGGGCCGCCCGAGCGCCGCGAAGCGCTGGAATTCGGTTTTCGGCGCGGCGTGGCCTACAACCTGTTCAACCTGAATCCGCATGGGGCCGCGCCCGAGCATTTCTTGCTCAATCCGCTGGGTCCGCTGGGCGCCATCGGATCCTCCGCGCAATTGAGCGACGCCAGCGTCGAGCCCTTTATTTGCAGCGGCAGCGTGCTGCACACGGCGATTGGCGCCACGCCCATCCATGTGCACCGGCCGTTTCCCACCGCGCTGTGGCCAGCCTTCAATGCACGCTTCAACCAATATGGCGCCAACCGCTGCAACCCCGTGACGGCGCCGCCCGATACGAATATCCGCGCCTTTCCGAATGCCTTGTCGAACTGGTGGATGAACGTGCCGTCCGGCTCGAACGCGGTGGCCAGCGGTGGCACCCCCTTGCTGACGGTGGCCGACCTGCCGCCGCTGGCCGCCGGCACGCCCGCCAGCATTGCGCCCGCCAGCTACGGGCCGCTGTGGTCGTTTGCCAAGGCGGTGCAATATGCCGATCCCAAGCCGGCCGGCGACTACACGGCCTTTCCCAACAGCGCCTGGGCCAGCCTGTATCCGGGCCTGCCCGCGGCGCCGGCCAGCAACAGCTTTTATCCTGCCAGCGGCACGCCGTATGGTTCGTCCGCTTTCCTGACGGCGCCCGTCGGCAATGCGGGCGTGGCGCAGCGCCGCGTGCTGCATATCGCCCTGCTGGCCTGCCCCCTGCCGGTCGGCAGCGACGTGCTGGCCAACGTGCTGGGCATCGGCCGGTTTTTCATGACGGCGCCCGCCAGCGCCAGCGTATTGAGCGGTGAATTTGCCGGCATGGCCGACGAACTGGCGCTGGGCGGCCCGGCGGAGCTGCTGCGATGA
- a CDS encoding ATP-binding protein, which produces MTEVDYYTAETSRPADAALMPPLPPQPKSLHETGLERQLVVELIAKAMLVGGKSHLSVLTTRLRLSINVLREVLDFMVGEQLAEVAWRGESEIDVQYQLTGAGKQHAAGFMARCAYLGAAPVTLAAYRAMVARQSWRAQEQRVASDDLAVVLGGAHAGPGLLDTIGAALHSGRSLLLYGPPGSGKSALALQLGKLLHGLVAVPHAVVAGRDIISLYDPAVHLPPAPHGNHARQALERRSTDIRWVLCQRPVIQVGAELDAGMLELRHDEGGGCYQAPPHVRANNGMLIIDDLGCQRLPAPQLLTRLMPPAACGLDQLGLRGGASIGMPFDTALVLATNLAPAGLFDAALLRRIGYKVRIGPLGESAYRVLFRQQCRATGIAFDEQVLHHLLRQLHGASGRPLLASTPRELLDRIADFAGFAGSEAQLTVATLEQAWSSLFAGCDAQDAVLDESIA; this is translated from the coding sequence ATGACCGAAGTCGATTATTACACTGCCGAGACCAGCCGTCCGGCCGATGCGGCGCTGATGCCGCCCTTGCCGCCGCAGCCGAAAAGCCTGCACGAGACGGGACTGGAGCGCCAGCTGGTGGTGGAACTGATCGCCAAGGCCATGCTGGTGGGCGGCAAGAGCCATTTGTCGGTGCTCACCACGCGGCTGCGGCTGTCGATCAATGTGCTGCGCGAAGTGCTGGACTTCATGGTTGGCGAGCAACTGGCCGAAGTGGCCTGGCGTGGCGAATCCGAGATCGACGTGCAATATCAGCTGACGGGCGCCGGCAAGCAGCATGCCGCGGGTTTCATGGCGCGCTGCGCCTACCTGGGCGCGGCCCCGGTCACTTTGGCCGCGTACCGCGCCATGGTGGCGCGCCAGTCCTGGCGGGCGCAGGAGCAGCGCGTGGCCAGCGACGACCTGGCGGTGGTGCTGGGCGGCGCCCACGCCGGGCCGGGCCTGCTCGACACCATCGGCGCGGCCCTGCATTCCGGGCGTTCGCTGTTGCTGTATGGTCCGCCAGGCAGCGGCAAGTCCGCGCTGGCGCTGCAACTGGGCAAGTTGCTGCATGGCCTGGTGGCGGTGCCGCATGCCGTGGTGGCCGGGCGCGACATCATTTCCCTGTATGACCCGGCGGTGCACCTGCCGCCGGCACCGCATGGCAACCATGCGCGCCAGGCGCTCGAGCGCCGCAGCACCGATATCCGCTGGGTGCTGTGCCAGCGTCCCGTGATCCAGGTGGGCGCCGAGCTTGACGCCGGCATGCTGGAACTGCGCCATGACGAAGGTGGTGGCTGCTACCAGGCGCCGCCCCATGTGCGCGCCAACAATGGCATGCTGATCATCGACGACCTGGGCTGCCAGCGCCTGCCGGCGCCCCAATTGCTGACGCGGCTGATGCCGCCGGCCGCCTGCGGCCTCGATCAACTGGGCCTGCGTGGCGGCGCCAGCATCGGCATGCCATTCGACACTGCCCTGGTGCTGGCCACCAACCTGGCGCCGGCCGGCCTGTTTGACGCCGCGTTGCTGCGCCGCATCGGCTACAAGGTGCGGATCGGGCCGCTGGGCGAGAGCGCCTACCGCGTGCTGTTCCGCCAGCAATGCCGCGCCACCGGCATCGCCTTCGACGAGCAAGTGCTGCACCATTTGCTGCGCCAGCTGCATGGCGCCAGCGGACGGCCGCTGCTGGCCAGCACGCCGCGTGAATTGCTGGACCGCATCGCCGACTTTGCCGGCTTTGCCGGCAGCGAAGCGCAATTGACGGTGGCCACGCTGGAGCAGGCCTGGAGCAGTCTGTTTGCCGGCTGCGACGCGCAGGACGCCGTGCTCGACGAGAGCATCGCATGA
- a CDS encoding type II and III secretion system protein family protein: MKRALPILCPILLLSAAPPPAAADSAPRCGGAAATPGHLQLEVGKSSMLRLPEPVLQRSVGNPAVAQAMLVAPDTLYVVGADIGSTNMIIQGKSGVCSVVNVTVSMDPAGLRATLAELIPEEKGIRVTAAADTLVLSGTVQDADAVLRAVELAQAHVRRATTPLALPRPADGAAPAIPAAAGAGGAASRIINMLNVSAPQQVMLAVQIAEVSKSLLERLEVGATLRFASGSWATTLLSNFLTGAANGLLDLRKSNGQQLTIEAQKQDGLVRILAEPTVMAISGQEGSFLAGGKIFIPVGQDNNKITLEEREYGVGLRFTPTVLSGGRINLKVAPEVSELSREGVGISSAGVSGRSILPVITTRRASTTVQLYDGQSYAIGGLIKNNQVSNVTGLPWLSELPILGALFRSTDFQHDRTELLFVITAHLVKPLPPAGATLPTAQLAPPSRMDLMLNGKMEGAPPPLSVPAAPPTVGGFELQ, from the coding sequence ATGAAACGCGCCCTGCCGATCTTGTGCCCGATCTTGCTGCTGTCGGCGGCGCCACCGCCGGCCGCCGCCGACAGCGCGCCGCGCTGCGGCGGCGCTGCCGCCACACCCGGCCACCTGCAACTCGAGGTCGGCAAGTCGAGCATGTTGCGCCTGCCCGAGCCGGTGCTGCAGCGCAGCGTCGGCAATCCTGCGGTGGCGCAAGCCATGCTGGTGGCGCCGGACACGCTGTATGTGGTGGGCGCCGACATCGGCAGCACCAACATGATTATCCAGGGCAAGAGTGGCGTGTGCAGCGTGGTCAATGTCACCGTCAGCATGGACCCGGCAGGCTTGCGCGCGACCCTGGCCGAACTGATACCGGAAGAAAAAGGCATCCGCGTCACGGCCGCCGCCGATACCCTGGTGCTGTCGGGCACGGTGCAGGATGCGGACGCGGTGCTGCGCGCCGTCGAGCTGGCGCAAGCCCATGTGCGGCGCGCCACCACCCCGCTGGCGCTGCCCAGGCCGGCCGATGGCGCCGCGCCGGCCATCCCGGCGGCGGCGGGCGCGGGCGGGGCCGCCAGCCGCATCATCAACATGCTCAACGTCAGTGCGCCGCAGCAAGTGATGCTGGCGGTGCAGATCGCCGAAGTCTCGAAGTCGCTGCTGGAACGGCTCGAAGTGGGCGCCACCTTGCGCTTTGCCTCGGGCAGCTGGGCCACCACCTTGCTGTCGAATTTCCTCACCGGCGCGGCCAATGGCCTGCTCGACCTGCGCAAGTCGAACGGCCAGCAGCTGACCATCGAAGCGCAGAAACAGGATGGCCTGGTGCGCATCCTGGCCGAACCGACCGTGATGGCGATCAGCGGCCAGGAGGGCAGCTTTCTCGCCGGCGGCAAGATTTTCATTCCGGTCGGCCAGGACAACAACAAGATCACGCTGGAAGAGCGCGAGTATGGCGTGGGCCTGCGCTTCACGCCGACCGTGCTGTCGGGCGGACGCATCAACCTGAAGGTGGCGCCGGAAGTGTCGGAGCTGTCGCGCGAAGGGGTGGGCATTTCCAGCGCCGGCGTCAGCGGCCGCTCCATCCTGCCGGTAATCACCACGCGGCGCGCTTCGACCACGGTGCAACTGTACGACGGCCAGAGCTATGCGATTGGCGGCCTGATCAAGAATAACCAGGTCAGCAACGTCACCGGCCTGCCCTGGCTCAGCGAGCTGCCCATCCTCGGTGCGCTGTTTCGCAGCACGGATTTCCAGCACGACCGCACCGAGCTGCTGTTCGTCATCACGGCCCACCTGGTCAAGCCGCTGCCGCCCGCCGGCGCAACTTTGCCGACGGCGCAGCTGGCGCCGCCATCGCGGATGGATCTGATGTTGAACGGCAAGATGGAAGGCGCGCCGCCGCCGCTGTCCGTGCCCGCCGCGCCGCCCACGGTGGGTGGCTTCGAATTGCAATAA
- a CDS encoding AAA family ATPase produces MRALMISRDIPLHDEIAAQGAARMPVLRILERRSGLRDAVDRMLSEAPELVIVDASGIDADEADLLERLARQYPAAVLMLLTRGQQQDVLIRAMRAGMREVLQLPLVHKAFHEAMDRVDIQAGVTQMRDGKVLAFISCKGGSGATFLSTNFAYALAALAGCKVLLIDLHGQFGDATLYVSDQKPAMTLSDICAQISRMDGAFLASCLVHVTPNFGVLAAADDPAHKVDMQPEHMDRILAVARQHYDYIVLDVGRQIDALSLRALDSADAIYPVLQLALPDIRDGRRLLDIFRSLGYPGERLRLIVNRYEKGGRLRLADLEQALGAAVVHTVPNDYLAATDSVNQGIPLLQLSRTSAVARSLADLVEQVTKRRVTESRGLFDRLFSRSDT; encoded by the coding sequence ATGAGAGCCTTGATGATTAGCCGTGACATCCCGCTGCACGATGAAATCGCCGCCCAGGGCGCGGCGCGCATGCCGGTGCTGCGCATCCTGGAGCGCCGCAGCGGCTTGCGCGACGCCGTCGACCGCATGTTGTCCGAGGCGCCCGAACTGGTGATCGTCGACGCCAGCGGCATCGACGCCGACGAGGCCGACCTGCTCGAACGCCTGGCGCGCCAGTATCCGGCGGCCGTGTTGATGCTGCTCACGCGCGGCCAGCAGCAGGATGTGCTGATCCGCGCCATGCGCGCCGGCATGCGTGAAGTGCTGCAGCTGCCCCTGGTGCACAAGGCCTTCCACGAAGCGATGGACCGGGTCGATATCCAGGCCGGCGTGACGCAAATGCGCGACGGCAAGGTGCTGGCGTTTATCTCCTGCAAGGGCGGCAGCGGCGCCACCTTCTTGTCGACCAACTTTGCCTACGCGCTGGCCGCGCTGGCCGGCTGCAAGGTGCTGCTGATCGACCTGCACGGCCAGTTCGGCGACGCCACCCTGTATGTCTCGGACCAGAAACCGGCCATGACCTTGTCCGATATCTGCGCCCAGATCTCGCGCATGGACGGCGCCTTTCTCGCGTCCTGCCTGGTGCATGTGACGCCGAACTTCGGCGTGCTGGCGGCGGCCGACGACCCTGCCCACAAGGTCGACATGCAGCCCGAGCACATGGACCGCATCCTGGCCGTGGCGCGCCAGCACTACGACTACATCGTGCTCGACGTGGGGCGCCAGATCGATGCGCTGTCGCTGCGCGCGCTCGACAGCGCCGACGCCATCTACCCGGTGCTGCAGCTGGCGCTGCCGGACATCCGCGACGGGCGCCGCCTGCTCGACATCTTCCGCTCGCTCGGCTATCCGGGCGAACGGCTGCGGCTGATCGTCAACCGCTACGAAAAGGGCGGCCGCTTGCGCCTGGCCGACCTGGAGCAGGCGCTGGGCGCGGCCGTGGTGCACACGGTGCCGAACGATTACCTGGCGGCCACCGACTCGGTCAACCAGGGCATCCCGCTGCTGCAGCTGTCGCGCACCAGCGCGGTGGCGCGCAGCCTGGCCGACCTGGTGGAACAAGTAACAAAGCGCCGCGTGACGGAAAGCCGCGGCCTGTTCGACCGCCTGTTCAGCCGCAGCGATACCTGA
- a CDS encoding pilus assembly protein, producing MRRHVPCRASRRQKGVAAIELALIMLFFMGLLPVVLLFGRALFMYTMVQKSAQDAARYMATLPLQQMTNDVPATQAAAFATQLVQQALAETGPVLNASRIRVECVYIDGGYPCGSYPTRPLQVSVKFVAQLPIAFLPDLTLRWLPQMAPISLHANAVLRYAN from the coding sequence ATGAGGCGCCATGTCCCGTGCCGCGCCAGCCGCCGCCAGAAGGGCGTGGCGGCGATCGAACTGGCGCTGATCATGCTGTTTTTCATGGGCCTGTTGCCGGTGGTGCTGCTGTTCGGACGCGCCCTGTTCATGTACACGATGGTGCAAAAAAGCGCGCAGGACGCGGCGCGCTACATGGCCACCTTGCCGCTGCAGCAGATGACGAATGATGTCCCTGCCACCCAGGCCGCCGCGTTTGCCACGCAGCTGGTGCAGCAGGCGCTGGCCGAGACGGGGCCGGTGCTCAATGCCAGCCGTATCCGCGTCGAATGCGTATACATCGATGGCGGCTATCCCTGCGGCTCCTATCCCACGCGGCCGCTGCAGGTCAGCGTGAAGTTTGTCGCCCAGCTGCCGATCGCTTTCCTGCCCGACCTGACCTTGCGCTGGCTGCCGCAGATGGCGCCGATTTCATTGCATGCCAACGCGGTGCTGCGCTATGCGAACTGA
- a CDS encoding CpaF family protein, with product MTLRERLAANEAPRPAIHGHGALALHAYQELKKTMHQTILDRIDLERLKRLTAEQFKHELALLVQRVIEEERIVLNQHERHSLVLDIQHEMLGFGPLEPLLADPGVSDILVNTCDKVYVERGGRLELTDVTFHDNAHLMKIIEKIVSRVGRRVDESSPMVDARLPDGSRVNAIIPPLAVDGPILSIRRFAVQPLTIANMLDYKSLTPPMVQVLQALGQAKINILISGGTGSGKTTLLNVLSGFIPGSERIVTIEDAAELALRQPHVVRLETRPPNIEGKGEVSQRALVRNALRMRPDRIILGEVRGAEALDMLQAMNTGHEGSLATIHSNTARDALARLENMVGMANVNLTPRATRQQICSAVTVVMQVSRLTDGARKLVSLQEVTGMEGEIIAMHEIFRFEQTGVDANGRVLGHFCATGVRPRFTERLRMFGAPVPDSVFDPDRIYE from the coding sequence ATGACACTACGCGAACGCCTGGCGGCCAACGAAGCGCCGCGCCCGGCCATCCATGGCCATGGCGCGCTGGCGCTGCACGCCTACCAGGAGCTGAAGAAAACCATGCACCAGACGATACTCGACCGTATCGACCTGGAGCGCCTGAAGCGCCTGACGGCCGAGCAGTTCAAGCATGAACTGGCGCTGCTGGTGCAGCGCGTGATCGAGGAGGAACGCATCGTGCTGAACCAGCACGAGCGGCACAGCCTGGTGCTCGACATCCAGCACGAGATGCTGGGCTTCGGCCCGCTCGAACCCTTGCTGGCCGACCCGGGCGTGTCCGATATCCTGGTCAATACCTGCGACAAGGTGTACGTCGAGCGCGGCGGGCGGCTGGAGCTGACCGACGTCACGTTTCATGACAATGCCCACCTGATGAAGATCATCGAAAAGATCGTCTCGCGGGTCGGGCGCCGGGTCGACGAATCGAGTCCGATGGTCGATGCGCGCCTGCCCGACGGCTCCAGGGTCAACGCCATCATTCCGCCGCTGGCGGTCGATGGCCCGATCCTGTCGATCCGGCGCTTCGCGGTGCAGCCTCTGACGATCGCCAACATGCTCGACTATAAAAGCCTGACGCCGCCGATGGTGCAGGTGCTGCAGGCGCTGGGCCAGGCCAAGATCAATATCCTGATCTCGGGCGGCACCGGCAGCGGCAAGACGACCCTGCTCAACGTGCTGTCCGGCTTCATACCCGGCAGCGAGCGCATCGTCACCATCGAGGACGCGGCCGAACTGGCGCTGCGCCAGCCGCACGTGGTACGCCTGGAAACACGCCCGCCGAATATCGAGGGCAAGGGCGAAGTGAGCCAGCGCGCCCTGGTGCGCAACGCGCTGCGCATGCGGCCCGACCGCATCATCCTGGGCGAGGTGCGCGGCGCCGAGGCGCTCGACATGCTGCAGGCGATGAACACCGGCCATGAGGGCTCGCTGGCGACGATTCACTCGAACACCGCGCGCGACGCGCTGGCGCGGCTGGAAAACATGGTCGGCATGGCCAACGTGAACCTGACGCCGCGCGCCACGCGCCAGCAGATCTGTTCGGCCGTGACGGTGGTGATGCAGGTGTCGCGCCTGACCGACGGCGCGCGCAAGCTGGTCAGCCTGCAGGAGGTGACGGGCATGGAGGGCGAGATCATCGCCATGCATGAAATCTTCCGCTTCGAGCAGACCGGCGTGGACGCCAATGGCCGCGTACTGGGCCACTTCTGCGCCACCGGCGTGCGGCCGCGCTTCACGGAGCGCTTGCGCATGTTCGGCGCGCCGGTACCCGACAGTGTGTTCGACCCCGACCGCATCTACGAATAA
- the cpaB gene encoding Flp pilus assembly protein CpaB → MKNRRALVMMGLAILLGLLAVLLASHWLLRQSPAGKGRIVVAAADVNLGQRLSPDMLRLAEWPAESLPEGALQDPLKLSGRVLKSSVLRGEPLSEAKLAPAGTLGGLSALITEGRRAITVRVNDVIGVAGFALPGNYVDIIVSTQQDAGDRTYPQSRNISKIVLERILVLAVAQEVGRDETKPRVVNAVTLEVTPAQAENLDLARSVGSLSLVLRNQVDPQPGVTGGATKLTLLGAPSPEPAAAPPVAAAPPAAVKPAAPRRVAAVAPPRHCSGLIDGTRASRECF, encoded by the coding sequence ATGAAAAACCGCCGCGCACTGGTGATGATGGGGCTGGCCATCTTGCTGGGCTTGCTGGCGGTGCTGCTGGCCTCGCACTGGCTCTTGCGTCAGAGTCCTGCCGGCAAGGGCAGGATCGTGGTCGCCGCGGCCGACGTCAACCTGGGCCAGCGCCTGAGCCCGGACATGCTGCGGCTGGCCGAATGGCCGGCGGAAAGCCTGCCGGAAGGCGCGCTGCAAGACCCCCTGAAACTGTCGGGCCGGGTGCTGAAAAGCAGCGTGCTGCGCGGCGAACCGCTGAGCGAGGCGAAGCTGGCGCCGGCCGGCACCCTGGGTGGCCTGTCGGCCCTGATCACGGAAGGGCGGCGCGCCATCACCGTGCGCGTCAATGACGTGATCGGCGTGGCCGGCTTTGCCTTGCCTGGCAATTATGTCGACATCATCGTCAGCACGCAGCAGGATGCGGGCGACCGCACCTATCCGCAAAGCCGCAATATTTCCAAGATCGTGCTCGAACGCATCCTGGTGCTGGCGGTGGCGCAGGAGGTGGGGCGCGACGAAACCAAGCCGCGCGTGGTCAATGCGGTGACCCTGGAAGTGACGCCGGCGCAAGCGGAAAACCTGGACCTGGCGCGCAGCGTGGGCAGCTTGTCGCTGGTCTTGCGCAACCAGGTCGATCCGCAGCCGGGCGTCACCGGCGGCGCCACCAAATTGACCCTGCTGGGCGCGCCGTCGCCCGAGCCGGCGGCCGCGCCACCGGTGGCCGCCGCGCCGCCCGCTGCCGTCAAGCCGGCCGCGCCGCGCCGCGTGGCGGCGGTGGCGCCGCCACGGCATTGCAGCGGCCTGATCGACGGCACGCGCGCCTCGCGCGAGTGCTTCTAG
- a CDS encoding TadE/TadG family type IV pilus assembly protein, translating into MRTEATHARRRREGGVFAVEFAMLATLFFIFLFALLEVARAVYLWNLVPEMTRRAARAAAVTDFSNAGAVQAVREQAVLRSAPGRLPLGGAISDAYVRIDYLSQSSGGGGVPAALPVGVMPACPQRNRINCLDNPHGASCIRFVRAQLCLPGTGGSCERVPYRPILPLLEMLFPSGAQAVRLPSGVTLAVAESLGYQDNPAFCP; encoded by the coding sequence ATGCGAACTGAGGCCACACATGCGCGCCGCCGGCGCGAAGGCGGCGTGTTTGCCGTCGAATTCGCCATGCTGGCGACGCTGTTTTTCATTTTCCTGTTTGCGCTGCTGGAAGTGGCGCGCGCCGTCTACCTGTGGAACCTGGTGCCGGAAATGACCCGGCGCGCCGCGCGCGCCGCCGCCGTCACCGACTTCAGCAATGCCGGCGCGGTGCAGGCGGTGCGCGAGCAGGCCGTCCTGCGTTCGGCGCCCGGCCGCCTGCCGCTGGGCGGCGCCATCAGCGACGCGTATGTGCGCATCGATTACTTGTCGCAGTCGTCCGGTGGCGGCGGCGTGCCGGCGGCGCTGCCGGTTGGCGTGATGCCGGCTTGTCCGCAACGCAACCGCATCAACTGCCTGGACAATCCGCACGGCGCCAGCTGCATCCGTTTCGTGCGGGCGCAGCTGTGCCTGCCCGGCACGGGTGGCAGTTGCGAGCGGGTGCCCTACCGGCCGATCCTGCCGCTGCTGGAGATGCTGTTCCCTTCGGGCGCGCAGGCGGTGCGCCTGCCCAGCGGCGTCACGCTGGCGGTGGCCGAGTCGCTCGGCTACCAGGACAACCCCGCCTTTTGCCCTTGA